One region of Catenulispora sp. EB89 genomic DNA includes:
- a CDS encoding BTAD domain-containing putative transcriptional regulator: MRVALLGPVGLVSEDGVPVGVGGPRVRALLALCALQPGRPVVSARLIDAIWGEQPPENAANALQTLVKRLRAVCGRAAVVRRAGGYALMIEPCDVDAHRFTHLLMLARRQASANATENTSENNTANASELAASTLVQALREWTGPALADLTGFPQLASAAAALETARLEAVELLADCRLALGRAEESIPDLAAEVAAHPLREPLTARLMTALAAAGRRSEALTSYQAIRRLLADELGVYPSPELAAVHTDLLRQDAAHVDAHAPASEPRGPRTNLPRPLTSFVGRDAEVGTISRLLEDSALVTLTGPGGTGKTRLALETAARLSGGHPDGVWLVELGAVAGPARLGGAVLGALAPLGARGAHGALSTRGAVGARGVPAVARPGADGADSTEGDSAAAVAEALADRRALLVIDNCEHLIDAVAALVHTILERCPGIRILATSREPLDVPGERLLPVPPLALAPADADADPRQALQSAAVRLFADRAAQSRPGFGLDTGNSAAVCAICRHLDGIPLALELAAIRTRSMDPADVAAGLADRFRLLAAGPRTAAPRHRSLRAVVAWSWDLLTEAERDLARRLAVFVGGTTADTVRILFGEESPGLLASLADKSIVQWDGARYSMLETIRAYAAEDAQAHGVLAAASRSHAEFFTCLVERGEPALRTAEQVRWLAILAAEHDNCGAALGWAVENGDVRTALRLFGSLSWYLLLRGHRTELTAWRRRVLPLVPFGPDALDVPGGPVGPDVPGGSVGQGGPVGSVGQGGPPPGLASAYLSCAFAADLQDHLDPARWNQMVQASPGFLGVYARALSEERGPHPVFRLVTAVYAGGSEDFAELTASADPWLVGNALLLRGSALFNAGDYASASADLAAAVEVLRGIRDQQALLRALLTLATVVVRTDGTAAASELLAEADALLDRWPGTEEAVNALAWIAHLYYWDGNLDAAEVRLKRARAHRLSEVSEAVLATLAAVEADVRRGRGDLRGALADYAAVIRQVDGGLPPDDPVGVYPAITLRLAAVSGLTSGPAAAVAVASEASRTSAAQHPQRHVANAGALWVRLSYAFALIEDGQPAAAAAQLATLLDLLRTSWHLPLLLGSAVAFAALAHDAGDPTEAAVLLGAAASLHRERATGGPNTVRVTERVRTTLGTEEFARAVSLGARMAVGELVERLLARAAGGLGPDGD, translated from the coding sequence ATGCGGGTGGCGCTGCTGGGACCGGTCGGGCTGGTTTCGGAGGACGGCGTTCCGGTCGGGGTCGGAGGCCCGCGGGTCAGGGCTCTGCTGGCCCTGTGCGCGCTCCAGCCGGGCCGTCCGGTGGTGTCGGCACGGCTGATCGACGCGATCTGGGGCGAACAGCCTCCGGAGAACGCGGCCAACGCGCTTCAGACACTGGTGAAACGGCTTCGCGCGGTCTGCGGACGCGCGGCGGTGGTCCGGCGCGCCGGCGGGTACGCGCTGATGATCGAGCCCTGCGACGTCGACGCGCACCGGTTCACTCACCTTCTGATGCTCGCGCGGCGCCAGGCTTCCGCGAACGCCACTGAAAACACTTCCGAGAACAACACCGCGAACGCCTCCGAACTGGCCGCATCGACCCTGGTCCAGGCGTTGCGCGAATGGACCGGCCCGGCCCTCGCCGACCTGACCGGCTTTCCGCAACTGGCCAGCGCCGCCGCCGCGCTGGAGACGGCGCGGCTCGAAGCGGTGGAACTGCTTGCCGACTGTCGGCTGGCCCTGGGACGTGCCGAGGAGTCGATCCCCGATCTGGCGGCCGAGGTCGCGGCGCACCCGCTGCGCGAGCCGCTGACCGCACGGCTGATGACGGCGCTCGCCGCCGCCGGCCGTCGCTCCGAAGCACTCACCTCCTATCAGGCCATCCGGCGGCTGCTGGCCGACGAGCTCGGCGTGTATCCGTCGCCGGAACTCGCCGCTGTCCATACCGACCTGCTGCGGCAGGACGCTGCGCACGTTGATGCCCATGCCCCGGCCTCGGAGCCGCGCGGGCCGCGGACGAACCTGCCCCGTCCGCTGACCTCGTTCGTCGGCCGCGACGCGGAGGTCGGCACGATCAGCCGGCTGCTGGAGGACAGCGCCCTGGTCACGCTCACCGGCCCCGGCGGGACCGGCAAGACCCGGCTGGCGCTGGAGACGGCGGCGCGCCTGTCCGGCGGCCACCCCGACGGCGTCTGGCTGGTCGAGCTCGGCGCGGTGGCCGGGCCGGCGCGGCTCGGCGGCGCGGTCCTGGGCGCGCTGGCCCCGCTCGGCGCGCGCGGAGCTCACGGCGCCCTCAGCACCCGCGGAGCAGTCGGAGCCCGCGGCGTTCCGGCGGTCGCTCGACCCGGTGCGGACGGCGCCGACAGCACGGAGGGCGACAGCGCCGCAGCGGTCGCCGAGGCCTTGGCGGACCGGCGCGCGCTGCTCGTCATCGACAACTGCGAGCACCTGATCGACGCGGTCGCCGCGCTGGTCCACACCATCCTGGAGCGCTGCCCGGGTATCAGGATCCTGGCGACCAGCCGGGAACCCCTCGACGTGCCCGGCGAGCGCCTGCTGCCGGTCCCGCCGCTGGCGCTGGCCCCCGCCGATGCCGACGCCGATCCCCGCCAGGCGCTGCAATCCGCGGCGGTACGCCTGTTCGCCGACCGGGCCGCGCAGTCCCGCCCCGGCTTCGGCCTGGACACCGGGAACAGCGCGGCGGTGTGCGCGATCTGCCGGCACCTGGACGGCATCCCGCTCGCGCTGGAGCTGGCGGCGATCCGGACCCGCTCGATGGACCCGGCGGACGTGGCCGCGGGCCTGGCCGACCGGTTCCGGCTGCTGGCTGCGGGCCCGCGCACGGCGGCGCCCCGTCACCGCAGCCTGCGCGCCGTGGTGGCCTGGAGCTGGGACCTGCTGACCGAGGCCGAGCGCGACCTGGCCCGGCGGCTGGCGGTCTTCGTCGGCGGCACCACCGCGGACACGGTCAGGATCCTGTTCGGGGAGGAGTCGCCGGGGCTGCTGGCGTCGTTGGCGGACAAGTCGATCGTGCAGTGGGACGGGGCCCGCTACAGCATGCTGGAGACGATCCGTGCCTACGCCGCCGAGGACGCGCAGGCCCACGGCGTTTTGGCGGCGGCCTCGCGCAGCCACGCGGAGTTCTTCACGTGCCTCGTCGAGCGCGGCGAGCCGGCCCTGCGCACGGCGGAGCAGGTTCGGTGGCTGGCGATTCTGGCGGCCGAGCACGACAACTGCGGCGCGGCGCTGGGCTGGGCCGTTGAGAACGGCGATGTCCGCACGGCTCTGCGCCTGTTCGGGAGCCTCAGCTGGTATCTGCTGCTGCGGGGGCATCGCACGGAGCTGACGGCTTGGCGGCGGCGGGTGCTGCCGCTCGTGCCGTTTGGGCCGGACGCGCTGGACGTGCCGGGTGGGCCGGTCGGGCCGGACGTGCCGGGCGGGTCGGTCGGGCAGGGCGGGCCCGTCGGGTCGGTCGGGCAGGGCGGGCCGCCGCCGGGCCTGGCCTCGGCGTATCTTTCCTGCGCGTTCGCGGCGGACTTGCAGGACCATCTGGACCCGGCGCGCTGGAACCAGATGGTGCAGGCGAGCCCTGGGTTCCTCGGGGTGTACGCGCGTGCGCTGAGCGAGGAGCGCGGGCCGCATCCCGTCTTCCGGCTCGTGACGGCCGTGTACGCCGGCGGGTCGGAGGACTTCGCCGAACTCACGGCATCGGCGGACCCGTGGTTGGTCGGCAACGCCTTGCTGCTGCGCGGCAGTGCGCTGTTCAACGCCGGGGACTACGCCTCGGCGTCGGCGGATCTGGCGGCGGCCGTCGAGGTGCTGCGCGGTATCCGCGACCAGCAGGCCCTTCTCAGGGCTTTGCTGACGCTGGCGACAGTGGTGGTGCGCACAGACGGCACCGCGGCCGCCTCGGAGCTGCTGGCCGAGGCCGACGCGCTGCTCGACCGCTGGCCGGGGACCGAGGAAGCGGTCAACGCCCTGGCGTGGATCGCGCACCTGTATTACTGGGACGGGAATCTGGACGCCGCCGAAGTCCGGCTGAAGCGTGCGCGGGCACACCGGCTCAGCGAGGTTTCCGAGGCGGTGCTGGCGACGCTCGCGGCGGTCGAGGCCGACGTGCGGCGCGGGCGCGGGGACCTGCGCGGCGCGCTGGCCGACTACGCGGCGGTGATCCGGCAGGTCGACGGCGGGCTTCCGCCGGACGATCCGGTCGGGGTGTATCCGGCGATCACGCTGCGGCTGGCGGCGGTTTCGGGGTTGACTTCGGGCCCTGCCGCGGCGGTGGCCGTGGCTTCTGAGGCTTCTCGCACTTCTGCTGCCCAGCACCCCCAGCGCCATGTCGCCAACGCCGGCGCACTCTGGGTCCGCCTCTCCTACGCGTTCGCCCTCATCGAGGACGGCCAGCCCGCCGCCGCCGCCGCGCAGCTCGCCACACTCCTGGACCTGCTTCGCACGTCGTGGCACCTGCCACTACTCCTCGGCTCGGCAGTCGCTTTCGCCGCGCTCGCCCACGACGCCGGCGACCCGACGGAGGCCGCCGTGCTGCTGGGCGCCGCGGCTTCGTTGCACCGCGAGCGTGCGACCGGCGGTCCCAATACGGTTCGGGTGACGGAGCGCGTCCGCACCACGCTCGGGACCGAGGAGTTCGCGCGTGCCGTGTCGCTCGGGGCACGGATGGCGGTCGGCGAGCTCGTCGAGCGCTTGCTCGCGCGGGCGGCTGGCGGTCTGGGGCCCGACGGCGATTGA
- a CDS encoding alpha/beta fold hydrolase: protein MELSEPVDGFRIAYDRVGSGPPVVLVHGWPGDRTDYRELVPRLSGGCELLVPDLRGFGASDKHPADPAEQYGAVAQARSVAALIEEVGMVRPVVAGYDVGSRVAQALARQRPDSVRALVVAPPLPGIGRRILDPEPQQEFWYQAFHRLELIEALIDGRPEAVRAYLRHFWSHWSGSAFTVDEADLDHLVDVYGAPGAFAASIAWYRAGAGAVATSVRETTPAAEDRISVPTTVLWPDQDPLFPRAWSDRLDDYFSDATLRFVDGAGHFAPLEYPDEFAAAIFAALGM from the coding sequence ATGGAGCTCAGCGAACCGGTGGACGGCTTCCGCATCGCCTACGACCGCGTCGGTTCCGGGCCGCCGGTCGTCCTGGTGCACGGCTGGCCCGGCGACCGGACCGATTACCGCGAGCTGGTCCCCCGGCTGTCGGGCGGCTGCGAGCTGCTCGTGCCGGACCTGCGGGGGTTCGGGGCGTCCGACAAGCACCCCGCCGACCCCGCTGAGCAGTACGGCGCCGTCGCGCAGGCGCGCAGCGTGGCCGCGCTCATCGAGGAGGTCGGCATGGTCCGGCCGGTCGTGGCCGGCTACGACGTCGGCAGCCGGGTGGCCCAGGCGCTGGCGCGGCAGCGTCCTGATTCGGTGCGGGCGCTGGTCGTCGCGCCGCCGCTGCCCGGTATCGGGCGCCGGATCCTGGACCCGGAGCCGCAGCAGGAGTTCTGGTATCAGGCGTTCCACCGCCTGGAGCTGATCGAGGCGCTGATCGACGGCAGGCCCGAGGCCGTGCGGGCCTATCTGCGGCACTTCTGGTCGCACTGGTCGGGATCCGCGTTCACGGTCGACGAGGCGGACCTGGACCACCTGGTCGACGTCTACGGCGCGCCCGGCGCGTTCGCCGCCTCCATCGCCTGGTACCGGGCCGGCGCCGGGGCCGTGGCCACGTCGGTGCGCGAGACCACGCCGGCCGCCGAGGACCGGATCAGCGTCCCGACCACGGTGCTGTGGCCCGATCAGGACCCGCTGTTCCCCCGCGCGTGGTCGGACCGGCTGGACGACTACTTCAGCGACGCCACGCTCCGCTTCGTCGACGGCGCCGGGCACTTCGCGCCGCTGGAGTACCCCGACGAGTTCGCGGCGGCGATTTTCGCTGCGCTGGGGATGTGA